The DNA region TGGGCAGGCTGCCGTCGACGGCGTAGTCGATCTCGTCGACGGTGGCGCTGGTGCACGCCGACATCGACCAGGCGCCGAGGCCGGTGACGATCGCCACCACCCACGCGCCAGCCTGCCGCCAGCGGGCCGCCATCGCCGGTTACCGTCCGGTGCTCGGCTTGCCGGTCGGCCGCTGGGTGCGCCGGCTGGTGGGCCGCGCCGGTTTGGCTCCGGGCACCGGGGTTCCCGCCACCGTCGTCACCGCATCGGCATCGTCGGAGTCGGTCGCGGCGTCGTCGCCACCGGCGGCCCCCGTCTTCGAACCGGCGGCGTTGCGCCGCCGCATCACCCGGCGGGTGTGGTTCTGCACCAGTTCGGTGCGCTCCCGCAGCGTGACCAGCAGCGGTGTCGCCAGATAGATCGAGGAATAGGTACCGACCACGACACCGACCAACTGCACCAGGGCCAGGTCCTGCAGGGTCCCCACCCCCAGCAGCCACACCGCCACCACCATCAGCGAGATGATCGGCAGCGCCGAGATCAGGCTGGTGTTGATCGACCGCATGAACGTCTGGTTGACCGCCAGGTTGGCTTCCTCGGCATAGGTGCGCCGGGTCTTGTGTTCGAAGCCGTGGGTGTTCTCCTCCACCTTGTCGAACACGATGACGGTGTCGTAGATGGAGAACCCGAGGATGGTCAGCAAACCGATGACCGTGGCCGGGGTGACTTCGAACCCGACCAGCGAGTACACCCCGGCGGTCACCAGGATGTCGAAGACCATCGACACCATCGCCGAGATGGTCATGAACCACTCGTAGCGGACGGTGATGTACAGCGAGGCCAACAGCAGGAACACCACCAGGGCGATCACGGCCTTCTGGGTGATCTGCCCACCCCAGGTCTCCGACACCGCCGAATCGCTGATCGCCTGTTTACTGGGCTGGCCGTCGGGACCAACCGGCTGGAAGGCCTCGTACAGGTCGTCGCGCAGCTTCTCGGTCTGCTCGTTGGTCAGCGTTTCGGCACGGATCTGCACCGTCGCAGAATTTCCGTTGCCGACCACGACCACCGATTCGGGGCTGCTGCCCACGCTCTTGCGGAACACCTCTTCGACCTGGGTGACGCTGGTGTCGCCACGCGGAAACGACACCTTGGTGCCGCCGGCGAAGTCGATGCCGAAGGTGAAGCCACGGACCAGGATGCTGACGATCGCGATGGCCACCATCACGCCGCTGATCGCGTACCACATCCGCCGCTTGCCGATGACCTCGAACGCGCCGGTACCGGTGTAGAGCCGCGACAGGAAGCCGTGCTCCGGTGCGGTTGTGCCGCTCTTGGTGAGCTCGACCGCACCCGTCGCGTCCGTCGCGGACTTCGTCACGCGCTTCGCGCCGCTCTTAGTGTTCGGTTTGGCCATCTGGCTATCCCTGTTCCGTCGACTGGGCGGTTACCCGCGTGCGCGTTTTGGCTCCGGGTTTGCCGCCGGTTCCGCCGCCGGCTCTGGCCACCGCCCGCCGCTCGCGCGCGACCTGCTGGACCGCGCCGAGCCCGTTGTAGGACGGCTTGGCCAACGTCGGCGACTTGGACGCGAGATACACCAGCGGCCAGGTCACCAGGAACACCACGACGATGTCGAGGATGGTGGTCAGACCCAGTGTGAACGCGAAGCCCTTCACCTGCCCGACGGCCAGGAAGTACAGCACCGCCGCCGCCAGGAACGTCACCGCGTTGCCGGACACGATCGTCTTGCGGGCGCGCGCCCAGCCTCGCGGAACCGCGGAGCGGAACGAACGTCCCTCCCGGATCTCGTCCTTGATGCGTTCGAAGAACACCACGAACGAGTCGGCGGTGGTGCCGATACCGATGATCAGACCGGCGATACCGGCCAGGTCGAGCGTGTAGTTGATGTAGCGGCCCAGCAACACCAGGATCGCGTAGACCATGGCACCGGCCACGACCAGCGACAATGCCGTCAGTACCCCGAGTACGCGGTAGTAGAGCAGGGAGTAGACGAGCACCAGGACCAGGCCGATCGCGCCAGCGATCAGGCCGGCCCGCATCGACGTCATGCCGAGCGTGGCCGAGACGGTCTCCGCCTCGGAGGCCTCGAACGACAGCGGCAGCGAACCGTACTTGAGCACGTTGGCCAGCTGGCGTGCCTCGTCCTGGGTGAAGCCCGGGGAGCCGCCGGTGATCTGGGTGCGGCCGCCGGGGATGGCCTCCTGGATGACCGGTGCGCTGACGACCTGTGAGTCCAGCGTGAACGCGGTCTGGGTACCGATGTTGTTCGCGGTGAAGTCGGCCCAGCGGTCGGCCGCGCCGCTCTTGAACTGCACCTGGACGATGTTGGCGCCGCTGCGCTGGTCCATACCCGAGCTGGCATCGGCGATCTCGTCACCACTGATGAGCGACGGCTTGAGCAGGTAGACGGTCTGGTGGTCCTGCGAGCAGGTCACCAGGGGCAGGTCCGGGTCGTCGTTGCCGGCCAGGATGTCTTCCTTGTCGCACTGCGAGGCCTGCATCTTCATGGTGACGACCTGCATCAGCCGGTCTTCACTCTGCCGCAGCTGCTTCTGCGCGGCGATCCTGGCCGCCAGGCGCTTGTCGGGGTCGATCTTCCCGGGCTTGCCGGGTACTCCCGGCAGGGCCGGCGTCGCGGGCTCGGTGCCGGGCTCGGCCGGCGATTCCGATTCGCCCGGTGCCGGAGCCGTCGACGTCTCCGAGGTGGTGGACGTCGCCGAGTCGGCCGGGCTCTGCGGTTCCGGGCTCTCCGAGGTGGTGCCGGGTCCCGGAGTGGGATCCTGCGGGTAGGGCCGTGGCTGGGCCGGCAGCGTCGCGGGCTCGGGTGCACCGGGCGCGCCGCCACCGGGCTGACCGGGAGCGGATCCGTCGAGGCCGGGGGCACCGCCGGGGAGACCCCCGGGAATCCCGCCCGGGAGACCGCCGCCGGCACCCGGCGGGAGACCGGGGATGCCGGGCGCGCCACCGGGCTGACCGGGCATCCGATTGCCCGCCTGCAGCAACGCCTGAACGGGCAGCGCCTCGGCCACCGGACGCACGTACAGGCGTGCGGTCTGCCCGAGATTGCGGGCTTCGTTGCCGTCGCTGCCGGGCACGGTGATGACCAGGTTGTTCCCGTCGATGATGACCTCGGAACCGGAGACACCGAGGCCGTTGACGCGCGCACTGATGATCTGTTGTGCCTGGTTGAGCGCATCGCGAGTCGGTGCGGAACCGTCCGGTGTCCGCGCCGTGAGCGTCACGCGGGTGCCGCCCTGCAGATCGATGCCGAGTTTGGGCTCGGCCAGCTTGTCCCCGGTCAGGAATACCAGCAGATAGACGCCGATGAGCATTGCCAGGAACACCGCCAGGTTGCGGGCAGGGTGCACCGGCGCCGAAGGCGATGCCACGTTGTTGAGTCTCCTTCGCTCATTGCGCAATGCGCTCTCGCGGTCGTCGGGGCTGGTCCGTGCTCGGACCGCCCGCAGCGATCAGTACGACTGCACCCGCAAAAGGGTACGTGCCCGGCCGTCCGGTGCGACCGTTGGGCGGGCGTTCCGCGCGTCGCGGGGCCGGTGCAGGTCTAGGCGCCTTCGACGGCTTCTTCGACGACGGCCTCCGACTCCAGCTCCGCCGGCTCGATCTTGTCCCGAACGGCCAGCTTCATCCAGGTGGTCACCACGCCGGGCGCGATCTCCAAGTCGACGTCGTCGTCGGTGATTCCGGTGATGGTCCCCTCGAGCCCCGAGGTGGTGTGTACCCGGTCACCCACCCGCAGCGACTCGTGCAGGTCGATGGTGGCCTGCATGGCGCGCTTCTGCTTCCGGGTGGCGAAGAACATGAACGCACCCATGACCAGTAGGAACGGGAAGAAGATGACGATGCTATCCATGACGACAACCGATCTTTCGACTTGTGTGAATCAGGTATCCGGCACCGGACCACAGGACCTGTGGCGGGCCACGGTGATGACAACAGTGTGCCATTGACTGCACTGACCGCGCGTCGATACCGGCGCCCACCACATAGGCTGTCGGTGACGGGGGGCCGGAACTCTTGAGGAAGGTTGGCCGATGAAGAACATCGCATGCGCTCTGGCGAGCGCCGTTGCATTGGCTGCGGCTCCCCTGGCGATGGGCACGATCGCCGCACCCGCCGTCGGCTGGGCCGAACCGCTGGCCTGCCCGGGCGGCCAGTACTGGGAACCCAGCACCAACACCTGCATGCCGCTCGGCCAGGGGCCGACGCCCCTGGGCTGCCCGGGCGGCCAGTACTGGGAACCCAGCACCAACACGTGCATGCCGCTGGGCCAGGGGCCGACGCCGTTGGACTGCCCGCCGGGCCAATACTGGCAACCCTTCGGCAACGCGTGCCGGCCGCTCGGCCAGATCTGAGTCGCAGCCAACACCGCTGAGGAGGCCCCGCCGATGTCCGTGCCACCGCCGGCGCAGAGCCGTCACCTGGCCACCGAGATCCCCGGACCCGTGTCGCAGCGGCTGGCGAGCCGGCGTGCCGCAGCCGTAGCCCGCGGAGTGGGCAGCACGCTGCCGGTTTATGCGTCCCGCGCAGCCGGCGGCATCGTCGAGGACGTCGACGGCAACCGGCTGATCGACCTGGGCTCCGGTATCGCCGTCACCACGGTCGGCAATGCCGCCCCGCGCGTGGTGGACGCGGTGCAGCAGCAGGTCGCCGAGTTCACCCACACCTGCTTCATGGTCACCCCGTATGAGGGGTACGTGGCCGTCGCCGAGGCCCTCAACCGGATCACCCCGGGCCGGTTCGAGAAGCGTTCGGTACTGCTCAACTCCGGTGCGGAGGCATTGGAGAACGCCGTGAAGATCGCCCGCGCCTACACCCGCAAATCCGCGGTGGTGGCGTTCGACCACGCCTACCACGGACGCACCAACCTGACGATGGCGCTGACCGCCAAATCCATGCCGTACAAGAGCGGGTTCGGGCCGTTCGCGCCGGACGTCTACCGGGCGCCCGCGTCCTATCCCTACCGGGACGGCCTGGTCGACAAGGAACTGGCCAGCGACGGCGTGCGGGCGGCCGAACGCACCATCGCCGTTCTGGAGAATCAGATCGGCGCCCACAACCTGGCCGCGGTGGTCATCGAACCGATCCAGGGCGAGGGCGGCTTCATCGTTCCGGCCCCCGGCTTTCTGCCCGCGCTGCTGGCGTGGTGCCGCGACAACAACGTGGTGTTCGTCGCCGACGAGGTGCAGACCGGCTTCGCGCGCACCGGGGCGATGTTCGCCTGCGAACACGAGGGCCCCGACGGGTTGGCGCCGGACCTGATCTGCACGGCCAAGGGCATCGGTGGCGGCCTGCCGCTGGCCGCGGTCACCGGGCGCGCCGAGATCATGGACGCCCCGCACGTCAGCGGTCTGGGCGGAACCTTCGGCGGCAACCCGGTGGCCTGTGCGGCCGCACTGGGGGCGCTGGCCACCGTGGAGGCCGACGACCTGGTGGGGCGGGCCCGGCAGATCGAACGACTGGCGTTCGAACGACTGGGCCGGTTGCAGGCCGACGACGGCCGCATCGGGGATGTGCGCGGCCGCGGCGCCATGATCGCGGTCGAACTGGTGCGGCCCGACACCAGCGAACCGGACCCGGCACTGACCAAGGCGCTGGCCGCGGCCTGCCATCGGGCCGGCGTGATCGTGTTGACCTGCGGGACGTTCGGAAATGTGGTGCGGCTGCTGCCGCCGTTGACGATCAGTGACGAATTGCTGCTCGAGGGCTTGGACGTGCTGGCCGGCGAACTAGCGAAGCTCTAACCTCCAGCTCGGTAATCCCCCGCCCCGGGTCGCTACTCGAACAGCCCCTGTTGCCCCAGCCCGCCCGCTCCGGCCGGCGGCACGATACCCAGGTGTGTCCAGGCCGCCGGGGTCGCCACCCGGCCCCGCGGGGTGCGCGCCACCATCCCGGCCCGCACCAGAAACGGCTCGCAGACCTCCTCGACGGTGGTGGCTTCCTCCCCCACCGCCACGGCCAGCGTCGACACCCCCACCGGCCCGCCGCCGAACCCACGGGTCAGCGCCGACAGTACGGCCCGGTCCAACCGGTCCAGGCCCAACTCGTCGACGTCGTAGACCTCCAGTGCGGCTTTGGCGACATCGCGGGTGATCACCCCGTCGGCGCGCACCTCGGCGTAGTCGCGCACCCGGCGCAGCAGCCGGTTGGCGATCCGCGGTGTGCCGCGGGAGCGCCGGGCGACCTCCGCGGCGGCCTCGGCACCCAGCTCGATGCCGAGGATCCTCGCCGAACGCGCCAGCACCCGCTGTAGTTCGGCGGGATCGTAGAAGTCCATGTGCGCGGTGAACCCGAATCGGTCGCGCAACGGCCCGGTCAGCGCACCCGAGCGAGTAGTCGCCCCGACCAGGGTGAACGGTGCGACCTCCAGTGGTATCGAGGTGGCGCCGGGGCCTTTGCCGACGACGACGTCGACCCGGAAGTCCTCCATCGCCAGGTACAGCATCTCCTCGGCGGGCCGGGCGATGCGGTGGATCTCGTCGATGAACAGCACGTCGTGTTCGACCAGGTTCGACAGCATCGCGGCCAGGTCGCCGGCACGCTCCAACGCCGGCCCGGACGTCAGCCGCAGCGAACTGCCCAGCTCCCCGGCGATGATCATCGCCAACGATGTCTTGCCCAGGCCGGGTGGTCCGGACAGCAGAATATGGTCGGGGGTGCCGCCGCGGTTCTTGGCGCCCTCGAGCACCAACTGCAGTTGCTCGCGTACCCGCGGCTGTCCGATGAACTCGGCCAGGCTGCGGGGGCGCAGGCCCGCGTCGATGTCGCCTTCGCCGACCGTCAGCGCCGGGGACACGTCGCGGTCTTCGGGTTCACTCATCTGGTCTTCCCCAGCCGACTCAGCGCGGTCCGCAGTGCCTCGGCGGTGCTCGCCTCGGGTGTCTCCGCCAGCACCTTGTCGGTGGTCTCTTCGGCCTGCTTGGCGGCGAAGCCCAACCCGACCAGCGCTTCGATCACCGGCGCGCGCACCGCATGACCGCTGGGCACCGTGCCGTCGGCGGCCGCCACCGCGCCGACCTTGTCGCGCAGTTCCAGCACCAGTCGCTCGGCACCGCGTTTCCCGATCCCGGGCACCCGGGTCAGCGCGGTGACGTCGCCGTCGGCCAGTACGCGGCGCAGGGCGGTCGCGTCGTAGACCGCCAGGGCCGCCAGGGCGATCTTCGGGCCGATCCCCGAGACCCCGATCAGCGTGAGAAACAGGTCCCGCGCGTCGCCGTCGGGGAAGCCGTAGAGCGTCATCGAGTCCTCGCGCACGATCATCGCGGTGATCAGCCGTGCTTCGCTGCCGCGACGCAGCGTCGACAGGGTCGACGGGGTGGCCATCAGCTTGTAGCCGACGCCGGACGCCTCGAGCACCGCGTGATCCAGCGCGATGTCGATGACCTCACCGCGCACCGACGCGATCATGCCCGGGCCGCCTTGAGTCTGGCCGCGTATTTGCGCTGCTGTTCGGCGGCGAGCGCCTCGGCGGCAGCCATCCGGGCGATCATCGGAGCCCGCCAGCAGTGGCAGATCGCCAGCGCGAGTGCGTCGGCGGCGTCGGCGGGCGTCGGCTTCTGCTGCAGACCGAGGATGCGGGTGATCATGGTGGTCACCTGTGCCTTATCCGCCGAACCGTTGCCGGTGACCGCGGCCTTGACCTCACTGGGGGTGTGGAAGTGCACCTCGATGCCCCGTTTGGCGGCCTGTAGCGCGATCACCCCGCCGGCCTGGGCGGTGCCCATCACGGTGGACACGTTCTGCTGGGCGAACACCCGCTCCACGGCGACCACGTCCGGCCGGTGGGTGTCGAGCCAGTGTTCGGCGACGTCGCTGATCGTCAGCAGCCGTTGCGGCAGCGACTGGTCGGCCGGGGTCCGCACCACATCGACGTCCAGCGCGGTGACCTGACGTCCGGAGCCGCCTTCGACCACGGACAACCCGCAGCGCGTCAACCCGGGGTCGACACCCATCACCCGCACCGCACACTCCCTACCGTTGTGAACATCTGTTCGAACAGTAGTGCCTGCGGGCGACAACTCACCGCCGCGACACGCGGGTGTGCGGTTTCGGGCGAGCGAACCGCCGTTACTCGGCGTCGAGCGCGGCGAGTACCTCGTCGGAGAGGTCGACGTTGGTCCACACGTTCTGCACGTCGTCGTTGTCCTCGAGCGCCTCGACGAGCTTGAACACCTTCTGCGCGCCCTCGACGTCGACGGCCACGCTCACCGACGGCTGGAAGCTGGCCTCCGCCGACTCGTAGTCGATGCCGGCGTCGATCAGTGCGCTGCGGACCGCCACCAGGTCACCCGGCTCGGAGATGACCTCGAAGCTCTCCCCCAGGTCGTTGACCTCCTCGGCACCGGCCTCCAGTACGGCCATCAGCAGGTCGTCCTCGGTCAGCCCGTTCTTCTCGAGGGTCACCGTGCCCTTGCGGCTGAACAGGTAGGCCACCGAGCCCGGGTCGGCCATGGTGCCGCCGTTGCGCGTCATGGCCACCCGGACTTCGCTGGCGGCCCGGTTCCGGTTGTCGGTCAGGCACTCGATCAGCACCGCCACCCCGTTGGGGCCGTACCCCTCGTAGGTGATGGTCTGGTAGTCGGCGCCGCCGGCTTCTTCACCGGCGCCGCGCTTGCGGGCCCGCTCGATGTTGTCGTTGGGTACCGAGTTCTTCTTGGCCTTCTGGATCGCGTCGTACAGCGTCGGGTTCCCCGACGGGTCGCCGCCGCCGACACGGGCCGCGACCTCGATGTTCTTGATCAACCGAGCGAAGTTCTTGCCGCGACGAGCGTCGATGACGGCCTTCTTGTGCTTGGTGGTGGCCCACTTGGAATGGCCGCTCATAGCCGTCCTGCCTCACTGTTATAGGAGAAAAGTTCGCGCAGCGATTCTACGCGTCGGCCTCAGCGGCGCTCCGGTGGCTGCCCGGGCGGGAAGAACCCGGGCGCCCACCGCTCGATCAGCGCGGCATAGTCCACGTGCGCATCCAGTTGCACCGCGACCCCCAGCAATCCGCCCAGCGTGCGCAACAACATGACGTAGCCGGCCGGGATGGTCAGCCGGCGCGCCATCTTGAAGCGGTCGCCGAAGCCGTCCGCCAGCGGATCGGTGGTGACCAGCGCCGACTTCTGGAACCAGGCGCGGGTGAAGTGGAACTCCCCGGCGCGCAGCGGGTCGATGTAGGGCCACAGCGGCTGGATGTACTCGACCAGCTGGTCGGGGCTGAGATCGTAGTCGGCGGGCATGAACCCCAGCTGCTTGAGCAGCCGGATCACCTGGTCCCACTGTTCGTCCCGCGCCCAGCACAGCAGTTCGGCGAACTCCGCGGGGATGCCGCCGGGATGTTCGGCCACCGCACCGAAGTCGATGACGCCCAGTCGGCCGTCGGGAAGCAGCATGAAGTTGCCGGGGTGCGGGTCGGCGTGGACCAGGCCGACGCGGGCCGGCGAACTCAGGGTGAACTCCAGCAGCAGGGCGCACGCCGAGTCGCGTTCCTCCCGGGTGCCGCCGCTGATGATCGCCGA from Mycolicibacter sp. MU0083 includes:
- the ruvB gene encoding Holliday junction branch migration DNA helicase RuvB, which translates into the protein MSEPEDRDVSPALTVGEGDIDAGLRPRSLAEFIGQPRVREQLQLVLEGAKNRGGTPDHILLSGPPGLGKTSLAMIIAGELGSSLRLTSGPALERAGDLAAMLSNLVEHDVLFIDEIHRIARPAEEMLYLAMEDFRVDVVVGKGPGATSIPLEVAPFTLVGATTRSGALTGPLRDRFGFTAHMDFYDPAELQRVLARSARILGIELGAEAAAEVARRSRGTPRIANRLLRRVRDYAEVRADGVITRDVAKAALEVYDVDELGLDRLDRAVLSALTRGFGGGPVGVSTLAVAVGEEATTVEEVCEPFLVRAGMVARTPRGRVATPAAWTHLGIVPPAGAGGLGQQGLFE
- the ruvA gene encoding Holliday junction branch migration protein RuvA, which produces MIASVRGEVIDIALDHAVLEASGVGYKLMATPSTLSTLRRGSEARLITAMIVREDSMTLYGFPDGDARDLFLTLIGVSGIGPKIALAALAVYDATALRRVLADGDVTALTRVPGIGKRGAERLVLELRDKVGAVAAADGTVPSGHAVRAPVIEALVGLGFAAKQAEETTDKVLAETPEASTAEALRTALSRLGKTR
- the secF gene encoding protein translocase subunit SecF — translated: MAKPNTKSGAKRVTKSATDATGAVELTKSGTTAPEHGFLSRLYTGTGAFEVIGKRRMWYAISGVMVAIAIVSILVRGFTFGIDFAGGTKVSFPRGDTSVTQVEEVFRKSVGSSPESVVVVGNGNSATVQIRAETLTNEQTEKLRDDLYEAFQPVGPDGQPSKQAISDSAVSETWGGQITQKAVIALVVFLLLASLYITVRYEWFMTISAMVSMVFDILVTAGVYSLVGFEVTPATVIGLLTILGFSIYDTVIVFDKVEENTHGFEHKTRRTYAEEANLAVNQTFMRSINTSLISALPIISLMVVAVWLLGVGTLQDLALVQLVGVVVGTYSSIYLATPLLVTLRERTELVQNHTRRVMRRRNAAGSKTGAAGGDDAATDSDDADAVTTVAGTPVPGAKPARPTSRRTQRPTGKPSTGR
- a CDS encoding YebC/PmpR family DNA-binding transcriptional regulator; translated protein: MSGHSKWATTKHKKAVIDARRGKNFARLIKNIEVAARVGGGDPSGNPTLYDAIQKAKKNSVPNDNIERARKRGAGEEAGGADYQTITYEGYGPNGVAVLIECLTDNRNRAASEVRVAMTRNGGTMADPGSVAYLFSRKGTVTLEKNGLTEDDLLMAVLEAGAEEVNDLGESFEVISEPGDLVAVRSALIDAGIDYESAEASFQPSVSVAVDVEGAQKVFKLVEALEDNDDVQNVWTNVDLSDEVLAALDAE
- the gabT gene encoding 4-aminobutyrate--2-oxoglutarate transaminase translates to MSVPPPAQSRHLATEIPGPVSQRLASRRAAAVARGVGSTLPVYASRAAGGIVEDVDGNRLIDLGSGIAVTTVGNAAPRVVDAVQQQVAEFTHTCFMVTPYEGYVAVAEALNRITPGRFEKRSVLLNSGAEALENAVKIARAYTRKSAVVAFDHAYHGRTNLTMALTAKSMPYKSGFGPFAPDVYRAPASYPYRDGLVDKELASDGVRAAERTIAVLENQIGAHNLAAVVIEPIQGEGGFIVPAPGFLPALLAWCRDNNVVFVADEVQTGFARTGAMFACEHEGPDGLAPDLICTAKGIGGGLPLAAVTGRAEIMDAPHVSGLGGTFGGNPVACAAALGALATVEADDLVGRARQIERLAFERLGRLQADDGRIGDVRGRGAMIAVELVRPDTSEPDPALTKALAAACHRAGVIVLTCGTFGNVVRLLPPLTISDELLLEGLDVLAGELAKL
- the secD gene encoding protein translocase subunit SecD, whose amino-acid sequence is MASPSAPVHPARNLAVFLAMLIGVYLLVFLTGDKLAEPKLGIDLQGGTRVTLTARTPDGSAPTRDALNQAQQIISARVNGLGVSGSEVIIDGNNLVITVPGSDGNEARNLGQTARLYVRPVAEALPVQALLQAGNRMPGQPGGAPGIPGLPPGAGGGLPGGIPGGLPGGAPGLDGSAPGQPGGGAPGAPEPATLPAQPRPYPQDPTPGPGTTSESPEPQSPADSATSTTSETSTAPAPGESESPAEPGTEPATPALPGVPGKPGKIDPDKRLAARIAAQKQLRQSEDRLMQVVTMKMQASQCDKEDILAGNDDPDLPLVTCSQDHQTVYLLKPSLISGDEIADASSGMDQRSGANIVQVQFKSGAADRWADFTANNIGTQTAFTLDSQVVSAPVIQEAIPGGRTQITGGSPGFTQDEARQLANVLKYGSLPLSFEASEAETVSATLGMTSMRAGLIAGAIGLVLVLVYSLLYYRVLGVLTALSLVVAGAMVYAILVLLGRYINYTLDLAGIAGLIIGIGTTADSFVVFFERIKDEIREGRSFRSAVPRGWARARKTIVSGNAVTFLAAAVLYFLAVGQVKGFAFTLGLTTILDIVVVFLVTWPLVYLASKSPTLAKPSYNGLGAVQQVARERRAVARAGGGTGGKPGAKTRTRVTAQSTEQG
- the ruvC gene encoding crossover junction endodeoxyribonuclease RuvC, which translates into the protein MRVMGVDPGLTRCGLSVVEGGSGRQVTALDVDVVRTPADQSLPQRLLTISDVAEHWLDTHRPDVVAVERVFAQQNVSTVMGTAQAGGVIALQAAKRGIEVHFHTPSEVKAAVTGNGSADKAQVTTMITRILGLQQKPTPADAADALALAICHCWRAPMIARMAAAEALAAEQQRKYAARLKAARA
- the yajC gene encoding preprotein translocase subunit YajC — protein: MDSIVIFFPFLLVMGAFMFFATRKQKRAMQATIDLHESLRVGDRVHTTSGLEGTITGITDDDVDLEIAPGVVTTWMKLAVRDKIEPAELESEAVVEEAVEGA